In one Chloroflexota bacterium genomic region, the following are encoded:
- a CDS encoding TraR/DksA C4-type zinc finger protein: protein MSNAVDGQGGTMDLLRAAGPEGATIAQSRTQKEKVAVSEREAKYRQRLQKEIDEVERGLAEVEERLAEKGDYSLGEGDPAIYLWEMNLARRQRLQTRLDELRAAMARLDRGTYEQCSVCGGRIEEDRLELLPTTRTCSQCARKGR from the coding sequence TTGTCAAACGCAGTGGATGGGCAGGGTGGCACCATGGATCTGTTGCGCGCCGCCGGTCCCGAAGGGGCAACGATAGCCCAATCGCGGACGCAAAAAGAGAAGGTCGCCGTGAGCGAGCGGGAAGCCAAATACCGGCAACGGTTGCAGAAAGAAATAGATGAGGTTGAGCGGGGCCTGGCCGAGGTGGAAGAGCGCCTGGCCGAGAAGGGCGATTACAGCCTCGGAGAGGGCGACCCTGCCATCTACCTGTGGGAGATGAACCTGGCGCGCAGGCAGCGCCTCCAGACACGGCTGGACGAACTGCGCGCGGCCATGGCCCGGTTGGACCGGGGCACGTACGAACAGTGCTCGGTGTGCGGCGGTCGCATAGAAGAAGACCGCCTGGAATTGTTGCCCACGACACGCACGTGCAGCCAGTGCGCGCGCAAGGGCAGGTAG
- a CDS encoding sigma-70 family RNA polymerase sigma factor — protein sequence MRITTGLSRPRNIRGDPLPNLEELLEKGKRQGYVTYDDILATLPKVEESLAEVEDIMFELQQQGIEILDAEGAADEVLETQLAELEETHLEDLLAEDQSDFDLTAVDSDDPMTLYLREIGRYSLLTAEDEVALAKQRERGEQAARLLEQGVSDPDLADQLRQEVERGKQARDRLIQGNFRLVISIAKQYQGYGVPFLDLIQEGNLGLMRAIDKFDYRRGYKLSTYATWWIRQAVGRAVADYGRNIRLPVHMNERLRRLYRLSQRMEQELGRKPSTEELAEEMGIAPSKIQAMLGLSQDTLSLEMPVGEEQESELGQFIEDEISPAPDDRASHELLHEDVEEALETLTPRESRILRLRFGLYDGHSYTLEEVGRKFGLTRERVRQIEKHALRRLRHASRSRKLRGYL from the coding sequence ATGCGCATTACGACCGGGCTTTCACGCCCGCGCAACATACGAGGTGATCCGTTGCCTAACCTTGAGGAACTGTTGGAAAAAGGAAAACGCCAAGGGTACGTTACCTACGACGATATCCTGGCGACCCTTCCGAAGGTGGAAGAGTCCCTGGCTGAAGTAGAGGACATCATGTTTGAACTTCAGCAGCAGGGTATTGAAATCCTGGACGCGGAAGGCGCAGCCGACGAGGTGCTGGAGACCCAACTGGCCGAATTGGAGGAGACCCATTTGGAGGACCTCCTCGCCGAGGACCAGTCGGACTTTGACCTGACGGCCGTGGACAGCGACGACCCGATGACCCTGTACCTGCGGGAAATCGGCCGCTACTCGCTGCTCACCGCGGAGGACGAGGTCGCCCTCGCCAAGCAGCGCGAACGCGGCGAGCAGGCCGCGCGCCTGCTGGAACAGGGCGTCAGCGACCCCGACTTGGCCGACCAATTGCGCCAGGAGGTGGAGCGCGGCAAACAGGCCCGCGATCGCCTCATCCAGGGCAACTTCCGCCTGGTCATCAGCATCGCCAAGCAGTACCAGGGGTACGGCGTGCCGTTCCTGGACCTGATCCAGGAGGGCAATCTGGGCCTGATGCGCGCCATTGACAAGTTTGACTATCGCCGCGGCTACAAACTCTCCACCTACGCCACGTGGTGGATTCGCCAGGCGGTGGGCCGCGCCGTCGCCGACTACGGCCGCAACATCCGCCTGCCCGTCCACATGAACGAGCGACTCCGCCGCCTGTACCGCCTGTCGCAGCGCATGGAGCAGGAACTGGGGCGCAAGCCCTCCACCGAGGAACTGGCCGAGGAGATGGGCATCGCGCCGTCCAAGATTCAGGCCATGCTAGGCCTGTCGCAGGACACCCTGTCGCTGGAAATGCCCGTCGGCGAGGAGCAGGAGAGCGAACTGGGCCAGTTCATTGAGGACGAGATCAGCCCCGCCCCCGACGATCGCGCTTCCCACGAACTCTTGCATGAGGACGTGGAAGAGGCGCTGGAAACCCTTACCCCGCGCGAGAGCCGCATCCTTCGGCTCCGCTTCGGCCTGTACGACGGGCACAGTTACACGCTGGAAGAGGTGGGGCGCAAGTTCGGCCTCACCCGCGAGCGCGTCCGCCAGATTGAGAAGCACGCCCTGCGGCGGCTCCGCCACGCCAGCCGCAGCCGCAAACTCCGCGGCTACCTGTAG